The Leifsonia williamsii genome includes a region encoding these proteins:
- a CDS encoding GNAT family N-acetyltransferase: MEIRRLPLPDACGTPESAAFEELIGVLNGIAVGLWGNDDFVETAEEALASLSAQEYIEKIVLVAIEEGAIVGRVLAEFPLDEQAETASLLVDVAPALRGRGIGSALLGAGEELAADGGRRVVHVYTEHPVASLPAEGPWVHAPVGATGLPRADPSVRFALRHGYRLGQIERSSELTLPLPAAREAALASTASTVQGYRVVSWFGAAPAELVDGFAALKARMSIDAPQAALAVDREEWTAARVRAQEAELARRDEPLLVTAAQHLATGELAAYTELAVPADGEKAEQYDTLVARDHRGHRLGTLVKLHNLHELQRRSPRVRRVLTWNADENDPMLAINRAFGFRPHALTGSWQKEL, from the coding sequence GTGGAGATCCGCCGTCTTCCGCTCCCTGACGCGTGCGGCACGCCCGAGTCGGCCGCCTTCGAGGAGCTGATCGGGGTGCTCAACGGGATCGCCGTGGGCCTCTGGGGCAACGACGACTTCGTCGAGACCGCCGAGGAGGCGCTGGCTTCGCTCAGCGCACAGGAGTACATCGAGAAGATCGTGCTGGTCGCCATCGAGGAGGGCGCGATCGTGGGCCGCGTGCTGGCCGAGTTCCCCCTCGACGAGCAGGCGGAGACCGCCTCCCTGCTGGTCGACGTCGCGCCGGCGCTGCGCGGCCGCGGCATCGGCTCCGCACTGCTCGGCGCCGGGGAGGAGCTCGCGGCCGACGGCGGCCGGCGGGTGGTGCACGTGTACACCGAGCATCCGGTGGCGTCGCTGCCGGCGGAGGGGCCGTGGGTGCATGCGCCGGTCGGCGCGACCGGGCTGCCACGCGCGGACCCGTCGGTGCGGTTCGCCCTGCGGCACGGCTACCGGCTGGGTCAGATCGAGCGGTCCAGCGAGCTCACGCTGCCGCTGCCGGCGGCGCGGGAGGCGGCGCTCGCGAGCACCGCCTCCACGGTCCAGGGCTACCGGGTGGTGTCGTGGTTCGGGGCGGCGCCCGCGGAGCTGGTGGACGGGTTCGCCGCGCTGAAGGCCCGGATGTCGATCGACGCGCCGCAGGCCGCGCTCGCCGTGGACCGCGAGGAGTGGACGGCCGCGCGGGTGCGCGCGCAGGAGGCGGAGCTCGCCCGGCGCGACGAGCCGCTGCTGGTGACGGCGGCGCAGCACCTGGCGACGGGCGAGCTCGCCGCCTACACCGAGCTGGCGGTCCCGGCCGATGGGGAGAAGGCGGAGCAGTACGACACGCTCGTCGCCCGCGACCACCGCGGGCACCGGCTCGGCACGCTCGTGAAGCTGCACAACCTCCACGAGCTGCAGCGCCGGTCCCCGCGGGTGCGCCGGGTGCTCACCTGGAACGCCGACGAGAACGACCCGATGCTCGCGATCAACCGCGCGTTCGGCTTCCGGCCGCACGCGCTGACGGGGTCGTGGCAGAAGGAGCTGTGA